A window from Fibrobacter sp. encodes these proteins:
- a CDS encoding serine/threonine protein kinase, translating to MTPEDRRTADADQGSIKRMRNAVILPDGTKREPMGSGVITGLLGVGGMANVYEIWNPQLEVNRAVKLLHPNYTEDTKQRFQTEIKITAKLHHPNIIEIHAVGQWNGLPYIEMERIDGQTLEKIIEDRGALPVEVAMSIGIMIGRALRYAHNQNYVIYGKTYHGVIHRDLKPSNIMVSSNGIVKLMDFGIARPTDASIHTTDGAILGTMQYLSPEQLDGKEPDIRTDIYSLGTILYEMVTGMKAFPEQNVSKLMLSKIKNDYKPLDAYDIKIPSKFRRLIHMCMVQDREKRIQDAMSFLSEIGKIHRSTTPLSPEQELARFMGADREKIVVNLRRKNPFLMTAAVLLIVLGVFATGMLIPKIVANLAQKPLPVSVVEPAWTVEVPQIPEEKKPEEPKVVEEQVKKTEPRPIKSTPPVAQKKQVAPVAPAQVAIATQESLIDQLKRKHGTNDLMSIFTREVESGQYKNALEVYESLSPQESSVDKAMIFRIRALKGLGRRSELNSLFSRTDIKDGEFYLEKAKFLFNQGRISEALNYLDLCSRTPGMYVNSSTLRLERLYFTAQCRSRQFDQNPTAVIKRDALDSWYEVKSALQTSKDHRYYKEADAEMQRIASRG from the coding sequence ATGACTCCGGAAGACAGAAGGACAGCCGACGCTGATCAGGGTTCGATTAAGCGCATGAGGAACGCTGTTATTCTTCCTGACGGCACCAAAAGAGAACCAATGGGTTCAGGTGTCATTACTGGACTTTTGGGAGTCGGAGGGATGGCCAATGTATATGAAATATGGAATCCGCAGCTCGAGGTTAACAGAGCGGTAAAACTCCTCCATCCTAACTATACTGAAGATACAAAGCAGCGTTTCCAAACGGAAATCAAGATCACTGCCAAACTCCACCATCCTAACATTATTGAAATTCATGCAGTCGGGCAGTGGAATGGTCTTCCCTATATAGAGATGGAGCGTATAGATGGGCAGACCCTGGAGAAAATCATCGAGGACAGGGGTGCTCTTCCTGTAGAAGTGGCGATGTCGATAGGAATAATGATCGGCAGAGCGCTTCGCTATGCTCACAATCAGAATTATGTTATCTATGGTAAAACTTATCATGGTGTAATTCATCGTGATCTGAAACCATCCAATATCATGGTGTCGAGCAATGGGATTGTAAAGCTGATGGATTTTGGAATCGCCCGGCCCACTGATGCCTCTATTCATACCACAGATGGAGCGATACTGGGGACGATGCAGTATCTGTCGCCTGAACAGCTTGATGGAAAAGAACCGGATATCCGCACCGACATCTATTCCCTTGGGACAATTCTCTATGAGATGGTTACTGGAATGAAGGCCTTTCCGGAACAGAATGTTTCCAAACTGATGCTTTCCAAGATCAAAAACGACTATAAACCTCTTGATGCCTATGATATCAAAATCCCCTCTAAATTCCGCCGCCTGATTCACATGTGCATGGTTCAGGACAGGGAAAAGAGGATCCAGGACGCGATGAGTTTTCTCTCTGAAATCGGCAAGATCCATCGAAGTACCACACCGCTTTCTCCTGAGCAGGAGCTGGCCAGGTTTATGGGAGCCGACAGAGAGAAGATAGTAGTGAACCTGCGGAGAAAAAACCCGTTTCTCATGACAGCAGCAGTACTGCTGATAGTACTGGGGGTATTTGCAACAGGCATGTTAATTCCGAAAATTGTTGCAAATCTGGCTCAGAAGCCTCTGCCTGTATCGGTAGTTGAACCAGCCTGGACAGTAGAGGTTCCCCAAATTCCGGAAGAAAAAAAACCTGAGGAACCGAAAGTGGTTGAGGAACAGGTTAAAAAAACTGAGCCGCGTCCTATCAAAAGCACTCCGCCAGTGGCACAAAAGAAACAAGTTGCACCGGTGGCACCGGCACAAGTTGCCATAGCTACACAGGAATCACTTATCGATCAGCTCAAGAGGAAACATGGTACAAATGACCTGATGTCTATTTTTACAAGGGAAGTTGAATCCGGGCAGTATAAAAATGCTCTGGAAGTTTACGAATCGCTTTCTCCGCAGGAATCGTCAGTTGACAAAGCGATGATATTCAGAATAAGGGCTTTAAAGGGTCTGGGGAGAAGAAGTGAGCTCAATTCCCTGTTTTCCAGGACAGATATCAAAGATGGTGAGTTTTATCTGGAGAAGGCAAAGTTTCTTTTCAACCAGGGGAGGATTTCCGAGGCTTTGAATTATCTTGACCTTTGCTCCAGAACTCCCGGCATGTATGTCAATTCAAGTACTTTACGGCTGGAGCGTTTGTATTTCACTGCCCAATGCAGAAGCAGACAGTTTGATCAGAATCCCACGGCTGTTATCAAGCGTGATGCACTTGACAGTTGGTACGAGGTCAAATCCGCACTTCAGACATCAAAAGACCACAGGTATTACAAAGAAGCCGATGCAGAGATGCAGCGCATCGCATCAAGAGGTTAA
- a CDS encoding IMP dehydrogenase — MAKIIDEVSRTFSEYLLIPRLTRKHHLPENVSLNTPVAKYQKGQNSRFSLNLPFVSASMQSVSGSEMAIALARRGGCAFIFCSQPIAQQAAMVAKVKNHKAGFVPSDSNLRPDNTLRDALVLRKKTGHSTMPVTHDGSKDGIFLGIITDKDFWEFEDDLNAPVSEFMTPKENVVFGISGISLHEANKLLRSNKKECLPVLDSNGRLLSLVFKKDYFDHMTNPDELLDDSKRLVTGAGVNTHDYKDRIPALMEAGVDVLCFDSSDGYSEFQMEAIKWTKTKYGSKVVVGGGNVVDGDAFRYLVEEADADFVKVGIGGGSICITREQKGIGRGQASALMAVTAERDRYFQETGIYVPVCSDGGLANDTQIIIALAMGADFVMMGRYFAMTTESPTPIVSIGGRMYKPYWGEGSNRARNWQRYNQSGESGMKFEEGVDAYVPIVGSVKDVLSVTVAKLKSTMCNVGSTTLKEFSDNAVLTRISEQSFVEGGTSNVLSLDKDLPREV, encoded by the coding sequence ATGGCTAAAATCATTGATGAAGTATCCAGAACATTTTCAGAGTACCTCCTGATTCCCCGATTAACCAGGAAACATCATCTTCCCGAAAATGTCTCCCTGAATACACCTGTGGCAAAGTACCAAAAAGGCCAGAACTCGAGATTCTCTCTTAACCTTCCCTTCGTTTCGGCAAGCATGCAATCGGTATCCGGGTCGGAGATGGCTATAGCCCTTGCCAGAAGAGGCGGATGTGCCTTTATCTTCTGCTCACAACCCATAGCTCAACAGGCAGCCATGGTTGCAAAGGTGAAAAATCATAAAGCGGGATTTGTCCCTTCCGACTCCAATCTTCGCCCCGACAACACTCTCAGGGATGCTCTTGTCCTGCGAAAGAAAACCGGCCACTCAACTATGCCGGTAACCCATGATGGCTCAAAAGATGGAATTTTTCTGGGAATAATAACAGACAAAGATTTCTGGGAATTTGAAGATGATCTTAATGCTCCGGTTTCAGAATTTATGACCCCAAAAGAAAACGTGGTCTTCGGGATCAGTGGAATCAGCCTTCATGAAGCAAACAAACTTCTGAGAAGCAACAAAAAAGAGTGCCTTCCTGTTCTTGACAGCAACGGGCGGCTGCTCTCACTGGTCTTCAAAAAAGACTACTTTGATCACATGACCAATCCAGATGAACTCCTTGATGATAGTAAACGGCTGGTCACTGGAGCAGGAGTCAATACTCACGATTACAAAGACAGAATCCCTGCCCTGATGGAGGCTGGTGTAGACGTTCTCTGTTTTGATTCCTCTGATGGTTATTCAGAATTCCAGATGGAAGCCATAAAGTGGACAAAAACCAAATACGGCTCCAAAGTTGTAGTCGGAGGTGGAAATGTGGTTGACGGAGATGCCTTCAGGTATCTGGTGGAGGAAGCCGATGCAGATTTTGTAAAAGTGGGCATTGGCGGAGGCTCCATCTGCATTACCCGGGAACAGAAAGGCATTGGCCGCGGACAGGCATCGGCACTGATGGCTGTAACCGCTGAGCGGGACCGCTATTTTCAGGAAACCGGCATATATGTCCCGGTCTGCTCTGACGGAGGATTGGCAAACGATACCCAGATCATAATCGCGCTGGCAATGGGAGCAGATTTCGTAATGATGGGACGGTATTTCGCGATGACGACCGAAAGCCCGACACCCATAGTGTCTATTGGCGGCAGAATGTACAAACCATACTGGGGTGAGGGGTCCAACAGGGCCAGAAACTGGCAGAGATACAATCAGTCAGGTGAATCAGGAATGAAATTTGAAGAGGGTGTCGATGCTTATGTTCCAATAGTGGGATCGGTCAAAGATGTCCTTTCTGTCACTGTAGCAAAGCTTAAATCCACAATGTGCAACGTGGGCTCCACTACCCTCAAAGAATTCTCGGACAACGCTGTCCTTACACGAATCTCGGAGCAATCCTTTGTTGAAGGCGGCACATCCAACGTGCTCTCCCTTGACAAAGACCTGCCCAGAGAGGTCTGA
- a CDS encoding DegQ family serine endoprotease, with product MKKLKPLIPSLVALIITAGLITYSTCSFAESNHPPKGSVTFGAEKKPDINTPPQLSAFSNMFADIAEKVVPTVVQVVPTKIDTVIFSNNPFYQFFGDPFGFDEFFGNPRRQFRRQPPVQKREFKQQGLGSGVIVSKDGYILTNFHVVAGADEIEVKTSDNRSFQAEIVGTDSLSDVAVIKIKEKVKNLPVAYLGDSDKLRPGDWAIAIGNPFSLASSVTMGIISALGRTAGGNANSYQNFIQTDAAINPGNSGGALVNIHGELIGINTMIYTQSGGYMGIGFAIPINMARRIMEDLIYEGKVSRGWLGVVIQDLDATTRDAMRISPETRGVLIGDVFKNQPADKAGFRRGDIVVSVGNKAVSNPNELKNAIANIRPGNKVPVEILRDGKKMTLHVTLSGRDKSKPDQPAGASVLESSEGKGDIVENMGIKAGNITPELREQLDLKSDIKGVVVTQIDPNSQAAQEGFSQYDVILEVNRKQVTNVKELKQVTKSVKTGDSILFLLHRNGNTFFKAFKVR from the coding sequence TTGAAGAAACTTAAGCCCCTAATCCCTTCTCTGGTGGCTTTGATCATTACTGCCGGACTTATTACCTATTCAACATGCTCTTTCGCTGAATCCAATCATCCCCCAAAGGGATCTGTAACTTTCGGCGCCGAGAAAAAACCTGATATCAACACTCCTCCGCAGTTAAGTGCTTTCAGCAATATGTTCGCCGATATCGCAGAAAAAGTGGTACCTACTGTCGTCCAGGTTGTGCCCACAAAGATCGATACAGTCATATTTTCCAATAACCCCTTTTATCAATTCTTCGGTGATCCTTTTGGCTTCGATGAATTCTTTGGCAACCCTCGCCGACAATTCCGGCGTCAACCACCGGTTCAGAAAAGGGAGTTCAAGCAGCAAGGCCTGGGATCAGGGGTGATCGTGTCCAAAGATGGCTACATCTTGACCAATTTCCATGTCGTTGCCGGTGCCGATGAAATCGAAGTCAAGACTTCGGACAACCGCAGCTTCCAGGCAGAGATCGTTGGAACAGATTCTCTTTCCGATGTAGCAGTAATCAAAATTAAAGAAAAAGTAAAAAATCTCCCGGTTGCTTATCTTGGTGATTCAGACAAGCTTCGTCCGGGTGACTGGGCAATAGCCATTGGCAATCCTTTCAGCCTGGCCTCATCCGTGACAATGGGAATAATCTCTGCTCTTGGACGGACCGCAGGGGGAAATGCCAACTCCTACCAGAACTTCATCCAGACAGATGCCGCAATTAACCCGGGGAACTCCGGCGGTGCACTGGTCAACATTCATGGTGAGTTGATCGGTATCAATACAATGATCTACACACAATCAGGCGGTTATATGGGAATTGGATTCGCCATTCCTATCAACATGGCACGCAGAATCATGGAAGATCTGATCTACGAAGGGAAAGTGTCCCGTGGATGGCTGGGTGTGGTGATCCAGGATCTGGATGCTACAACACGTGATGCAATGAGAATCAGCCCAGAGACCAGAGGTGTTCTGATTGGAGATGTATTCAAGAATCAACCAGCAGATAAAGCGGGATTCCGCAGGGGAGATATCGTAGTTTCTGTTGGTAACAAGGCTGTTTCCAATCCAAATGAGCTGAAAAACGCCATAGCCAATATCAGACCCGGAAACAAAGTACCTGTTGAGATCCTCCGTGACGGAAAGAAAATGACTCTCCATGTCACTTTGAGTGGTCGTGATAAGAGTAAGCCGGACCAGCCCGCTGGTGCCAGTGTCCTGGAATCCTCCGAAGGTAAGGGTGATATTGTTGAGAATATGGGCATCAAAGCAGGAAATATCACTCCGGAATTAAGGGAGCAGCTTGACCTCAAGTCGGATATCAAAGGTGTTGTAGTTACACAGATCGATCCCAATTCCCAGGCGGCTCAGGAGGGATTCTCCCAGTACGATGTTATCCTGGAAGTGAACCGGAAACAGGTTACAAATGTTAAGGAATTAAAACAGGTCACGAAATCAGTTAAGACTGGTGATTCCATTCTCTTCCTTCTGCATCGAAATGGAAACACTTTCTTCAAGGCTTTCAAAGTTCGTTGA